A single genomic interval of Acidobacteriota bacterium harbors:
- a CDS encoding single-stranded DNA-binding protein encodes MASFNKITIVGYLGRDPEIRYTSDGTPVCSFSVATTERKKDKSGEFQDVTTWFKVSVWRRQAELANQYLSKGKQVYIEGRLSANEYQDRDGNTRTSLDVQATDIQFLGSRSEGDFAPREERPAAKPQVANESSGNLSDDDIPF; translated from the coding sequence ATGGCATCGTTTAATAAAATAACCATCGTAGGATATTTGGGGCGCGACCCGGAAATCAGATATACCTCTGACGGCACCCCGGTTTGCAGTTTTTCAGTTGCCACAACTGAACGAAAAAAGGATAAATCAGGCGAATTTCAAGATGTCACCACCTGGTTTAAGGTGAGCGTTTGGCGTCGCCAGGCAGAACTCGCGAATCAATACCTCAGCAAAGGAAAGCAGGTTTACATCGAAGGGCGTTTATCCGCCAATGAATATCAAGACCGCGATGGCAATACGCGCACCTCGCTCGATGTACAGGCGACCGATATCCAATTTTTAGGTTCAAGGTCGGAGGGCGATTTTGCCCCAAGAGAAGAACGTCCGGCGGCAAAACCTCAGGTTGCCAATGAATCCTCCGGAAACTTATCTGACGATGATATTCCCTTCTAA
- a CDS encoding SMC family ATPase: MRITKVEIENIKNAEHAVYTFEPGITAISGPNGAGKTTIIEAIAYAIFDHLPFRKEEFIKRGAKKGSVRVNFISSIDGREYTVYRDTGSLYYVLDPITGGRLVEQKAQVSRWIQEHLGVETTADLKTLFISTIGVPQGTFTNDFAEQPAKRKQSFDKVLRVEEYQKAADEMRLLVKSLETQEVEFREKVLLMEAEIADLNSLQAEHQRLNKLLQTLNDEISEIEDKKSALRSALDQLESINKAIDEVKNEIQQTQIRIEGLQHHQLSVSQGVELSRTAAEVVKAAQKGYEVYQQAQIDLKALEPQIAIRDNLQQEIHENQKERIRLEVFIQAQKAKLEQVTLFKSELANLKDKLVAQHQLEEKIITLENQLTEIKVFNTTLEKEEKSLKHLRVDFQRLVKSIEEGEGFRDLAEQLPEFEKQKQLLDAELKSAQILHERYLLNLRELDKSTAKITDLRKEIKRTENTLADIKKFEVLANRLPEFEMRGAELTEQITILKTNITREDKMVAEIKNGLCPLLSQKCLNMEPGVGLDKFFKIQIHQDRESLSKLQKQNESIHQEIQTARQALNELTRLSAQQTHYERIGQELNQVIENHRKLNEEIDAGRHLAEQIKDLNDQQESLNQQLMIARQAFAKFSSVAVLKEQLERITLEGQKRKEYVENLKAKIASGDSVVDELNQSRDELSILGDPKGRSKVLQIEIDRESEYRSALAEHEKSIAKIQRLLADKESRLAQYKNLDLQVAKTRDLISENLADFHAYIENLSTAQLLESRIEEEDKVKRELESLRNHSALKSVMMSQLMAQYDGQKHARFKQQLEQYLQLQATKSSEQKNSQLKYDEVEKEIKRLLIIKGQLDEIKQSQTKIEWLKNLVELIREVLKKSGPFITEAHLKTISIEANQLFREITGNPMVSLRWDTGYEVVYEEAGFERSFGSLSGGEQMAAALSVRLALLKELSDIRFAFFDEPTTNMDEERRRNLAEQIGRIKDLNQLLVISHDDTFEGFTDNVLELRREDR, translated from the coding sequence ATGCGCATAACCAAAGTTGAAATCGAGAATATCAAAAATGCGGAACATGCCGTTTACACGTTTGAACCGGGGATAACGGCGATTAGCGGTCCGAACGGGGCTGGAAAGACCACCATCATCGAAGCGATTGCCTATGCGATTTTCGATCACCTGCCATTTAGAAAAGAAGAGTTCATTAAACGCGGAGCCAAAAAGGGCAGCGTCCGGGTGAATTTTATCTCGTCGATTGATGGGCGCGAATACACCGTCTACAGAGATACCGGAAGCCTGTATTATGTCCTTGATCCGATTACCGGCGGGCGGTTGGTTGAACAAAAAGCTCAGGTTTCCAGATGGATTCAGGAACACCTGGGAGTTGAGACAACCGCCGATTTGAAAACCCTGTTTATTTCAACCATAGGGGTGCCGCAAGGGACGTTTACTAATGATTTCGCCGAACAACCCGCCAAACGAAAACAGAGTTTCGATAAAGTGTTAAGAGTTGAGGAATATCAGAAAGCCGCGGACGAAATGCGACTGTTGGTAAAGTCGCTTGAAACCCAGGAGGTTGAGTTTCGTGAAAAGGTGCTACTGATGGAGGCTGAAATTGCCGATTTAAATTCATTACAGGCAGAGCATCAACGCTTGAACAAACTCCTCCAAACCTTGAATGATGAAATTAGTGAAATAGAAGATAAAAAATCGGCGTTGCGAAGCGCCTTAGACCAACTCGAATCAATCAACAAAGCAATTGATGAGGTTAAAAACGAAATTCAACAGACGCAAATTCGCATTGAAGGATTGCAACACCATCAGTTGTCCGTATCGCAAGGCGTTGAATTATCGAGAACGGCGGCTGAGGTTGTGAAAGCGGCGCAAAAAGGCTATGAGGTTTATCAACAAGCGCAGATTGATTTGAAAGCATTAGAACCACAAATTGCCATACGGGACAACCTTCAACAGGAAATTCATGAGAACCAAAAGGAACGCATTCGCCTTGAGGTGTTCATCCAGGCGCAGAAAGCGAAACTCGAACAGGTTACTTTATTCAAAAGTGAGTTGGCGAATTTAAAAGATAAGCTTGTCGCTCAACATCAACTTGAAGAAAAAATCATTACACTGGAAAACCAACTGACAGAGATTAAGGTTTTCAATACTACCCTTGAAAAAGAGGAGAAATCACTTAAACACCTGAGAGTTGATTTTCAACGGCTGGTTAAATCTATCGAAGAAGGTGAAGGGTTTCGGGATTTGGCAGAGCAGTTACCTGAATTTGAAAAACAGAAACAGTTATTGGATGCAGAACTTAAGAGTGCTCAGATATTACATGAAAGGTATTTGTTGAACCTCCGCGAACTGGATAAATCAACTGCTAAAATAACTGATTTAAGGAAAGAGATAAAACGAACAGAGAATACCCTTGCGGATATTAAAAAGTTTGAAGTTCTGGCAAATCGCTTGCCCGAATTTGAGATGCGGGGAGCCGAATTGACGGAACAAATCACCATTTTGAAAACCAATATAACCAGAGAGGACAAAATGGTTGCCGAAATTAAAAATGGACTCTGTCCGTTGCTTTCGCAAAAGTGTCTGAATATGGAACCTGGGGTGGGTCTAGACAAATTTTTTAAAATCCAAATTCATCAAGATCGGGAAAGCTTAAGCAAACTTCAAAAACAAAATGAATCAATCCACCAAGAAATTCAGACTGCTCGTCAGGCGTTAAACGAATTAACCCGGTTATCTGCCCAACAAACTCATTATGAGCGTATCGGTCAGGAGCTTAATCAGGTAATCGAAAACCACCGGAAATTAAATGAAGAAATTGATGCCGGTCGTCACCTAGCTGAACAGATTAAAGATTTAAATGACCAACAGGAATCCCTCAATCAACAGTTGATGATTGCAAGACAGGCTTTCGCAAAATTTTCGAGTGTGGCGGTATTAAAGGAGCAACTCGAAAGAATTACTCTGGAAGGTCAAAAGCGAAAAGAATACGTTGAAAATTTGAAGGCCAAAATCGCCAGCGGCGATTCGGTTGTAGATGAATTGAACCAAAGCCGGGATGAGTTGAGCATTCTAGGTGATCCGAAAGGTCGCTCAAAAGTGCTACAGATTGAAATCGACCGGGAATCTGAGTATCGTTCGGCACTTGCCGAACATGAAAAATCAATAGCGAAAATCCAAAGGTTATTAGCGGATAAAGAATCACGGTTAGCGCAATATAAAAATCTTGATTTACAGGTAGCGAAGACTCGTGACTTGATCAGTGAGAATTTAGCCGATTTTCACGCCTATATTGAAAACCTTTCAACTGCACAGTTACTCGAATCTCGAATTGAAGAAGAGGATAAAGTAAAGCGTGAGCTGGAATCTCTGAGAAACCATAGTGCTTTAAAAAGCGTGATGATGAGCCAGTTAATGGCTCAATATGATGGTCAAAAACATGCTCGATTTAAACAACAACTGGAGCAATATTTGCAACTTCAGGCGACTAAAAGTAGTGAGCAGAAAAATTCGCAATTGAAATATGATGAAGTGGAGAAGGAGATCAAACGGTTACTAATCATAAAAGGTCAACTGGACGAGATAAAACAATCTCAAACGAAAATTGAATGGTTAAAAAATCTGGTTGAGTTAATCAGGGAGGTCTTAAAAAAATCTGGCCCGTTTATCACCGAGGCTCACTTAAAAACGATCTCCATCGAAGCCAATCAATTATTCAGGGAGATAACCGGAAATCCGATGGTTTCGCTACGTTGGGATACGGGGTATGAAGTGGTTTATGAAGAAGCGGGGTTTGAACGCTCCTTTGGCAGTTTGTCAGGCGGGGAACAGATGGCGGCAGCGCTCTCGGTAAGGCTGGCGCTTTTGAAAGAATTGTCAGACATTCGTTTCGCGTTTTTTGATGAACCCACGACCAACATGGATGAGGAGCGCCGTCGTAATCTCGCAGAACAGATTGGACGAATCAAGGATTTGAATCAACTTCTGGTCATCAGTCACGACGATACCTTTGAAGGGTTTACCGATAATGTTCTGGAACTGAGAAGGGAAGACCGATGA
- a CDS encoding sigma-54 dependent transcriptional regulator yields the protein MRGTILVIDDESSARYGIRRALEKEGYTILEAENLTEAEKEMAANSPQVVLLDVRLAKESGLDFLPNLTSLPNPPLVIVMTAHGSEKLAVEVIKKGAYNYLAKPFDIEELRIVVGNAFETYSLRQENSTLRQELSQSTTFGNLIGSSKPMRGVYSLIEKVAQTNVSVLITGESGTGKEMVAREIHRRSLARTGQFVAINCAAMPEQLIESELFGHEKGAFTGANSRRLGKFEAADKGTLFLDEIGDMSLVTQAKVLRILEDKTFQRLGSNESITTDVRIISATNKDLEKAVDQNIFRGDLYYRLCVVKINLPPLRERKEDILELIHHYGKTYAILYKKEVKMPSNETLKVLLDYSWPGNIRQLKNVIERAVVLADSREITLNEIPDEISSKSEKINQNMEPSYFNDLLLKEFSEAKKEFERMYIENCLTRTGGNITQAAALIGIHRQSLQHKIKELGLTKRFIIDRED from the coding sequence ATGAGAGGAACAATATTAGTTATTGACGATGAATCGTCGGCACGATATGGCATTCGGCGAGCGTTGGAAAAGGAAGGGTACACCATTCTTGAAGCCGAGAATTTAACCGAAGCCGAAAAGGAAATGGCTGCAAATTCTCCGCAGGTGGTGCTTTTGGATGTTCGACTGGCAAAGGAATCGGGGTTGGATTTTTTACCCAATCTTACGTCATTACCCAATCCGCCATTGGTGATTGTTATGACGGCACATGGTTCGGAAAAACTCGCAGTCGAAGTCATTAAAAAAGGGGCATACAATTATCTGGCGAAACCTTTTGACATAGAAGAACTGCGAATCGTGGTTGGCAATGCTTTTGAAACCTATTCCTTGAGGCAGGAAAATTCGACTCTCCGCCAGGAATTGTCGCAATCAACTACTTTTGGAAACCTCATCGGCTCTTCAAAACCGATGCGAGGGGTGTACTCGTTAATAGAAAAAGTCGCCCAGACCAATGTGAGTGTTTTAATCACTGGAGAATCGGGGACCGGGAAGGAGATGGTTGCAAGAGAAATTCACCGGCGAAGTTTGGCGCGGACGGGGCAATTCGTGGCGATCAATTGTGCGGCAATGCCTGAACAATTAATCGAATCCGAACTTTTTGGTCATGAAAAAGGCGCTTTTACAGGGGCGAACTCCCGACGCCTTGGGAAATTTGAAGCGGCAGATAAAGGCACCCTTTTTTTAGACGAGATTGGTGATATGAGCCTGGTCACTCAGGCGAAAGTTTTAAGGATATTAGAAGATAAAACCTTTCAACGATTGGGGAGCAACGAGTCGATTACTACGGATGTTCGGATTATCAGCGCGACGAATAAGGACTTGGAGAAGGCGGTTGACCAGAATATATTCCGAGGCGATCTTTATTACCGGTTATGTGTAGTTAAAATTAATTTGCCACCACTTAGAGAGCGAAAAGAGGATATTCTGGAATTGATTCACCATTATGGGAAAACCTATGCCATCCTTTATAAAAAGGAGGTTAAAATGCCCTCGAACGAAACCCTTAAAGTTTTATTGGACTACTCGTGGCCCGGAAATATTCGGCAATTAAAAAATGTTATTGAAAGAGCTGTTGTGCTTGCCGATAGCCGAGAAATTACTTTAAATGAAATACCTGATGAAATCAGCTCTAAATCTGAGAAAATAAATCAAAATATGGAACCATCATACTTTAATGATTTGTTGTTAAAAGAGTTTTCAGAAGCTAAAAAAGAATTTGAACGAATGTATATTGAAAACTGCCTTACTCGAACCGGTGGGAATATAACGCAGGCTGCGGCATTGATTGGCATTCACCGCCAGAGCCTACAGCACAAAATCAAAGAACTCGGATTGACTAAACGCTTTATTATTGATCGAGAAGATTAA
- a CDS encoding peptidoglycan-binding protein has product MVFSFQASFFAQNRKAKSSVPGQVNQSGVIAEDTVLSMRMDTPLNSKTSRVGDKFTATVTVPVYVDGKEAIPAGTIVEGIVTQVTPARRMNKGGSIAVEFEEIILPNGLSTKIDGILTSDDPEVQKKIDDENRVSGGKSKDTLVFVGQTGAIGAVLGAIGGGGKGAAAGGAIGAGIGLASVLFSKGEEAYVNSGTPFGIRLKQALPVPDDTAFANNSNTANPPIDNSNAQSNFPTSADSTKTTDRNLPDEPAKIENPTPENSTPKVSDSAKPTSIEDHDLPDAATETMPLDSPVMIQRAQQALKEKGYYEGEMNGELTPRTERALRVFQKENQLDETGSLDEQTARKLGIINGQRRQPGQSGPVMNSTTGVGDPRTSTPQNRSSARENVSLEPSIKSSATTIQNISMTLLSDYQRMIGARVTDNGVEYENGSHPSDADVDLLFSLEAFSNAAKLFNRIAPSLRSNESLRNATLNLAKEGRRTDKVLTTSSSRWVNQLNPQWDALRQEVLKLMQTYNIQLSEIEN; this is encoded by the coding sequence TTGGTTTTCAGTTTTCAAGCCAGCTTTTTCGCGCAAAACCGCAAGGCTAAATCTTCGGTGCCCGGACAAGTGAACCAATCCGGCGTCATTGCTGAAGATACCGTTTTAAGTATGCGGATGGATACTCCATTGAATTCAAAAACCTCCAGGGTCGGCGATAAATTTACTGCGACGGTCACAGTTCCAGTTTATGTTGATGGAAAAGAAGCGATTCCCGCGGGCACAATCGTTGAAGGGATAGTTACCCAGGTCACCCCCGCCAGGCGTATGAATAAGGGAGGATCGATTGCCGTTGAATTTGAGGAGATTATTCTTCCGAATGGGCTAAGCACGAAGATTGACGGGATATTGACTTCTGATGACCCGGAAGTACAAAAAAAGATTGATGATGAAAATCGAGTGTCAGGTGGAAAATCCAAAGATACATTGGTTTTTGTTGGTCAAACCGGTGCGATTGGTGCAGTCTTAGGAGCGATTGGCGGCGGCGGAAAAGGTGCCGCTGCCGGTGGAGCCATTGGAGCGGGGATCGGTCTTGCAAGTGTGCTGTTTAGTAAAGGCGAGGAAGCCTATGTGAATTCAGGAACCCCCTTCGGCATCCGACTTAAACAAGCTTTGCCGGTTCCGGATGACACTGCATTTGCCAATAATAGTAATACTGCCAACCCGCCAATAGATAATTCCAACGCGCAATCGAACTTTCCGACTAGTGCTGATTCAACAAAAACGACAGATAGAAATTTGCCGGATGAGCCTGCAAAAATCGAAAATCCAACCCCTGAGAATTCCACCCCGAAGGTCTCAGACTCCGCTAAACCTACATCGATTGAAGACCATGACCTGCCTGATGCCGCAACTGAAACGATGCCTTTGGATTCACCGGTAATGATTCAAAGAGCGCAACAGGCTTTAAAGGAAAAAGGTTATTATGAAGGTGAAATGAATGGAGAATTGACGCCAAGAACCGAGCGCGCACTGAGGGTTTTCCAGAAAGAAAATCAGCTTGATGAAACGGGAAGTTTAGACGAGCAGACTGCCCGAAAATTAGGCATCATCAATGGGCAGAGAAGGCAACCGGGGCAATCAGGTCCGGTGATGAATTCAACTACGGGTGTGGGTGACCCTAGAACTTCGACACCGCAGAACCGTTCATCGGCTAGAGAAAATGTATCTTTAGAACCTTCAATCAAATCTTCGGCAACTACGATTCAGAATATTTCAATGACTTTATTGAGTGATTACCAACGGATGATTGGCGCGCGCGTAACCGATAATGGGGTGGAATATGAAAATGGCAGCCATCCATCGGATGCCGATGTGGATTTGCTGTTCAGTTTGGAGGCATTTTCAAATGCCGCAAAATTATTTAACCGAATAGCCCCTTCTCTTCGCTCGAACGAATCTTTGCGCAATGCGACGCTCAATTTGGCAAAAGAAGGTCGAAGAACGGATAAAGTTTTAACCACGAGCAGCAGTCGCTGGGTAAACCAACTGAATCCGCAATGGGATGCTTTGCGGCAGGAGGTATTAAAATTGATGCAAACCTATAACATTCAACTTTCAGAAATCGAAAATTAA
- a CDS encoding ParB/RepB/Spo0J family partition protein — protein sequence MIPIDKLAPNPNQPRVEIGDLSELIASIREVGVLEPLLVRPSEVGRFMIISGERRFRASLEVGLTELPCIEMEVDDRVVAEISLIENLQRKDLNCFEEADGLKVLADKFGYTHEEIAKKIGKSRTSITESLALAAIPTEVRELCRRADIISKSTLLQVVRQPTVNEMVEFVGRIQTGGFTRDDARRARKEKLGVAQKSKPFNYKFTGKGKAFTLNLNFKKSRVTTGEIKESLQEALDNLE from the coding sequence ATGATCCCCATCGATAAACTGGCACCCAATCCCAATCAACCCCGGGTGGAAATCGGCGATCTCTCGGAATTGATTGCCTCAATTCGCGAAGTCGGGGTTCTTGAACCTCTCTTGGTGCGACCGAGCGAAGTCGGGCGGTTTATGATTATCAGTGGCGAACGGCGCTTTCGTGCCAGTCTGGAGGTTGGCCTAACCGAACTTCCATGTATAGAAATGGAAGTAGATGATCGGGTGGTTGCGGAAATCTCATTGATTGAAAACCTCCAACGGAAAGATTTGAATTGCTTTGAGGAGGCAGATGGATTGAAGGTGTTAGCCGATAAGTTTGGCTATACCCATGAAGAAATCGCTAAAAAAATTGGTAAATCGCGAACCTCAATCACTGAATCGCTCGCCCTTGCCGCCATCCCAACCGAGGTGCGCGAGTTATGTCGGCGCGCCGACATAATCTCTAAATCTACGCTTTTACAGGTAGTTAGGCAGCCGACGGTGAATGAGATGGTGGAGTTTGTCGGCAGGATTCAAACCGGCGGATTTACCCGCGATGATGCCCGCCGGGCTAGAAAAGAGAAGCTGGGCGTGGCGCAAAAGTCCAAGCCGTTCAACTATAAATTTACCGGGAAGGGAAAGGCATTCACCCTAAATCTCAATTTTAAGAAAAGCCGCGTGACGACGGGTGAGATTAAGGAATCGCTTCAGGAAGCCTTGGATAATTTGGAATGA
- a CDS encoding DUF4147 domain-containing protein, whose product MGAKFSALVERMKLSEEGKLIFLETLNAINLRTLLNNRILIKDDELKFDSKTIDLKLFERFLIIGFGKAGVEMGSAIEAIFKSRSTTGVIVTNRVVSKSLACEIIISSHPLPDQNSLLAAKKIIDLINRASEKTLIIFLISGGGSSLVELPVEGISLDDLRDLNRLLVNSGATIAEINQVRKYLSQIKGGKLAGVLKKRKALAIYLSDVNHGDVASIASGPLIPDSISQGDVLSILKKYKLEKKIPKPVLTVLKHQPSADLSTQRSHIEHFILLENREVIAIAAQRARERGFRVEIYPDLVNEDYRKIADHLIIQLIKLQKKYPSEKVALIGGGEVNCQVKSKGIGGRNQEFVLYSASRFAAKRLPIDAAFLAMGTDGIDGNSIADGAVLGSLKPGFSEQTFLINNDSHSLIKKIGGLLVTGPSGNNVRDLYIFLASPEGWISD is encoded by the coding sequence ATGGGTGCAAAATTTTCCGCATTGGTCGAAAGAATGAAACTATCTGAAGAAGGAAAATTGATTTTCCTCGAAACCCTGAACGCCATAAATCTGCGAACCTTATTGAATAATCGAATTTTAATCAAAGATGACGAATTAAAATTCGATTCAAAAACGATCGACTTAAAATTATTTGAAAGGTTCCTGATTATCGGATTTGGAAAAGCCGGGGTGGAGATGGGAAGTGCCATTGAAGCGATATTTAAATCTCGGTCAACAACGGGCGTAATCGTTACGAATCGAGTGGTTTCTAAATCATTAGCCTGCGAAATCATAATTTCCAGTCACCCGCTGCCTGATCAAAACAGTCTGTTAGCCGCAAAAAAAATAATTGACTTAATTAATCGAGCATCAGAAAAAACCTTAATTATTTTTCTGATTTCGGGCGGGGGGTCATCCTTGGTGGAATTACCTGTCGAAGGCATATCGCTTGATGACCTCAGGGATTTAAACCGGCTATTAGTAAATTCAGGTGCGACGATTGCTGAAATCAATCAGGTGCGAAAATACTTGTCGCAAATAAAGGGCGGAAAACTGGCAGGGGTTTTAAAAAAACGTAAAGCGTTGGCAATTTATCTGTCGGATGTCAATCATGGCGATGTCGCTTCAATTGCCTCCGGTCCCTTAATTCCAGACTCGATTTCACAGGGCGATGTCCTTTCAATATTAAAAAAATATAAACTTGAAAAAAAAATCCCTAAACCCGTCCTGACTGTTTTAAAGCATCAACCTTCGGCTGACTTATCGACTCAACGGAGCCACATTGAGCATTTTATTTTACTGGAAAATCGGGAGGTGATTGCAATTGCCGCGCAACGCGCGCGTGAGAGAGGGTTCCGAGTTGAGATTTATCCGGATTTGGTGAATGAAGATTATCGAAAAATTGCTGACCATCTGATTATTCAACTCATCAAGCTACAAAAAAAATATCCTAGCGAAAAGGTTGCTCTGATTGGTGGTGGGGAAGTAAATTGTCAAGTTAAGAGCAAGGGAATAGGTGGGCGGAATCAGGAATTCGTGTTATACTCCGCCTCCCGGTTTGCTGCAAAAAGACTACCAATTGACGCAGCCTTTCTGGCAATGGGGACGGATGGAATAGATGGAAACAGCATTGCAGATGGTGCGGTATTAGGAAGCTTGAAGCCGGGATTTTCCGAGCAGACATTTTTAATAAATAATGATTCACATTCTCTGATAAAAAAAATTGGCGGGCTGTTGGTAACTGGACCGAGTGGCAATAATGTTCGGGATTTATATATTTTCCTGGCATCTCCTGAAGGCTGGATTTCAGATTAA
- a CDS encoding ParA family protein has translation MQKLSTIGGFAGMVISITNQKGGVGKTTTAINLSAALALAGKKVLLIDIDPQGNSSISFLNQQVINLSVYDLLTETNIQPLDVVYKTANPNLDVVPSRINLAKFESKLIGEFDAPFRLKDRLEGLVKLYDIVVIDTPPTLGLITVNALVASNFVIIPIQPSYFALEGTDDLLETIEKIKSRPNPNLHILGVLITLMDKRTTLGRDINDQIRTVFGEKVFETVISKSIRLEESPAYKETIFSFAPNSSGAIEYNHLCEEVLKRV, from the coding sequence ATGCAAAAGCTCTCAACAATTGGAGGATTTGCAGGAATGGTCATCTCGATTACGAATCAGAAGGGCGGGGTAGGCAAAACCACAACGGCAATTAATCTCTCCGCAGCCCTGGCACTTGCAGGGAAAAAGGTGCTTTTAATAGACATCGATCCCCAGGGCAACAGCTCCATTTCGTTTTTAAATCAACAGGTGATTAATCTCTCAGTTTATGATTTGTTAACCGAGACGAATATTCAACCCTTGGATGTGGTTTATAAGACCGCCAATCCCAATCTTGATGTGGTCCCCTCCAGAATCAATCTTGCCAAATTTGAAAGTAAGTTGATTGGTGAATTCGATGCCCCCTTCCGCTTGAAGGATAGGTTGGAAGGATTGGTTAAACTGTATGACATTGTGGTTATCGATACACCGCCAACGCTCGGCTTGATTACGGTTAATGCTTTGGTGGCATCAAACTTCGTAATTATCCCGATTCAACCTTCATATTTTGCTTTAGAAGGGACTGACGATTTGCTTGAAACCATTGAAAAAATCAAATCGAGACCTAATCCAAACCTTCATATATTGGGGGTACTGATTACTTTAATGGATAAACGCACAACCTTGGGTAGGGATATTAATGATCAGATTCGCACGGTGTTTGGTGAGAAAGTATTTGAAACGGTAATCAGCAAATCCATTCGATTGGAAGAAAGCCCAGCTTATAAAGAAACCATCTTCAGTTTTGCTCCGAATTCCAGCGGCGCAATCGAATACAATCATTTATGTGAGGAGGTATTGAAACGTGTCTAA
- the lpxD gene encoding UDP-3-O-(3-hydroxymyristoyl)glucosamine N-acyltransferase, translating to MKLGEIAKLLAGDLEGDENLEIEGINTLDAARTGQLSFFTNRKYFKQAQETKASAIIVDRNCPALDKPLIRHRNAYHCFAKAIELFYPRQILSGVIHPTAIISPEAQLGEQVYVGPYCTIAEGAVIGDQVILESHISIQKNVQIGKNSAIHSGCHIREGVIIGANCKIQSNTIIGSDGFGYAKLEDGSWYPISQVGTVIIEDDVEIGAGTTIDRATLGETRIKQGARIDNLVHLGHGCSIDQNSLICAQVGLAGSTQVGKNVILAGQVGAAGHLSIGDNVIAIAQTGIPHSISADTTISGSPAINQRLWLKTSAIIPKLPDLLRTVKELEKRLNSVERQLK from the coding sequence ATGAAATTAGGTGAAATTGCCAAATTATTAGCTGGCGACCTTGAAGGGGATGAAAATTTAGAAATAGAAGGAATCAATACCCTTGATGCAGCGCGGACAGGGCAACTCAGTTTCTTTACCAATCGGAAATATTTTAAACAGGCACAGGAAACCAAAGCTTCAGCCATTATTGTGGATAGGAATTGTCCGGCACTTGATAAACCGCTTATCCGCCATCGGAATGCTTATCATTGTTTCGCCAAAGCTATCGAATTATTTTATCCCAGACAGATATTATCCGGCGTCATTCACCCCACGGCTATCATTTCTCCCGAAGCCCAACTTGGTGAGCAGGTCTATGTCGGGCCATATTGCACAATCGCTGAAGGGGCTGTGATTGGCGACCAAGTTATTTTAGAAAGTCATATCTCAATTCAAAAAAATGTTCAAATCGGAAAAAACAGTGCCATCCACTCCGGTTGCCATATTAGAGAGGGCGTAATAATCGGGGCAAATTGCAAAATTCAAAGCAATACGATTATCGGCTCAGATGGCTTCGGTTATGCCAAACTGGAAGATGGAAGTTGGTATCCGATATCCCAGGTGGGTACGGTAATCATCGAAGATGATGTTGAAATTGGCGCAGGTACAACGATTGATCGAGCGACTTTGGGGGAAACCCGGATTAAACAAGGAGCCCGAATCGATAACCTGGTTCACCTCGGGCATGGTTGTTCGATTGATCAAAATTCCCTGATTTGCGCGCAAGTGGGACTCGCGGGATCAACTCAGGTCGGAAAAAATGTCATTCTGGCTGGGCAAGTGGGCGCTGCCGGTCATTTATCCATCGGTGATAATGTGATTGCCATTGCGCAAACCGGCATTCCCCATTCAATCAGCGCCGACACCACGATTTCGGGTTCACCGGCAATTAATCAACGCTTATGGTTAAAAACCTCTGCCATCATTCCGAAACTTCCTGACCTGTTGAGAACCGTTAAAGAATTGGAGAAGCGATTAAACAGCGTTGAACGCCAGTTAAAGTAA
- a CDS encoding bifunctional nuclease family protein → MEIEMKIRGLMMDPSANTPIIILKDVNGDAMLPIWVGAFEANAIAQEIEKLPVQRPMTHDLIKNLITEFGGIVRRIIITDLKNNTFYAVIEILKNKQAMFLDARPSDAIAIALRVDCPIYVNEEVINSSASTIIEEASSTDSDDEWLNDVFDDASDYKM, encoded by the coding sequence ATGGAAATAGAAATGAAAATTCGCGGTTTGATGATGGACCCTTCAGCCAATACCCCCATCATCATCCTAAAAGATGTTAATGGTGATGCAATGCTTCCCATCTGGGTTGGCGCATTTGAAGCGAATGCGATTGCCCAGGAGATTGAAAAGCTCCCCGTCCAAAGACCGATGACGCACGACCTGATTAAAAATCTAATTACCGAATTTGGAGGAATCGTCAGGCGAATTATTATCACAGACTTAAAAAACAATACCTTTTATGCGGTTATCGAAATCTTGAAAAATAAGCAAGCGATGTTTCTCGATGCACGCCCAAGCGATGCAATCGCCATTGCCCTGCGTGTCGATTGCCCGATATATGTCAATGAAGAGGTGATTAATAGTTCGGCATCGACGATTATTGAAGAGGCTTCATCGACAGATTCAGATGATGAATGGCTGAATGATGTTTTTGATGATGCTTCGGATTATAAAATGTAA